Proteins found in one Dermacentor silvarum isolate Dsil-2018 chromosome 8, BIME_Dsil_1.4, whole genome shotgun sequence genomic segment:
- the LOC125947746 gene encoding uncharacterized protein LOC125947746 has translation MDASKKRAHLLTLCGEQPYDIVCALVQPKQPNQVSYDDIVEMLKAHLDPQPSAAFCRARFQRRDQRHNEIVLKRLAAECNFGTSADAEANQTILPLEIMLRDRFVCGLRNEQVQQRLFAEKDLTFTKAFDIALRAENAVEDQRNVKAEFKEIHEACTSISKTENQGHSSTSCQKKKERCWRCDTQHSPDTCKFQTASCNYCKKRGHIEKTCLKKTDSPDAALYELNTLIDASNTQKVMTQLRVHGKSLEFEVDSGATCTLIGEATFKYTWIDEPPRLETDILLRIWYKALTLPLVAIKGAGCNLLGRNWFPHLGIQITRINDVSDDELVSKLLDKYQFVFDENISGHVGPENSPPKAPIATWDRPHTPWHTVYVDFAGPLLGRTYMVVVDAHTKWVEVRHVTQATSAVVIDVL, from the exons ATGGACGCTTCCAAAAAACGTGCTCATCTGCTGACGTTGTGCGGAGAACAGCCTTACGACATCGTCTGCGCCCTCGTTCAACCCAAGCAGCCCAACCAAGTGAGCTACGATGACATAGTTGAGATGCTCAAGGCTCATTTGGATCCGCAACCTTCTGCAGCCTTCTGCAGGGCACGCTTCCAACGAAGGGACCAACGGCACAATGAAATAGTGCTCAAGAGGCTAGCAGCAGAGTGCAATTTTGGAACAAGCGCAGACGCTGAGGCCAATCAAACAATCCTTCCTCTTGAGATAATGCTGCGTGATCGTTTCGTTTGCGGTCTTCGGAACGAGCAGGTCCAGCAACGGCTGTTCGCGGAAAAGGACTTGACATTCACGAAAGCCTTTGACATTGCACTGCGAGCTGAGAACGCCGTCGAAGACCAGAGAAACGTGAAAGCGGAATTTAAAGAGATTCACGAAGCCTGCACAAGCATCTCCAAGACAGAAAACCAAGGTCACTCGAGTACCTCTtgccaaaagaagaaagaacgctgTTGGCGCTGTGACACGCAACATAGTCCGGACACTTGCAAGTTCCAGACAGCTTCCTGCAACTACTGCAAGAAACGCGGCCACATTGAAAAGACGTGCCTGAAAAAAACG GATTCACCAGACGCGGCACTTTACGAGCTCAACACCTTAATCGACGCGTCCAACACGCAGAAGGTCATGACTCAGCTACGCGTACATGGCAAGTCCTTAGAGTTCGAAGTCGACTCAGGTGCAACCTGCACACTCATCGGTGAGGCCACGTTCAAGTACACGTGGATAGATGAACCACCACGGCTTGAGACAGACATCCTCCTACGCATCTG GTACAAGGCCCTGACATTACCGCTGGTTGCCATCAAGGGAGCAGGGTGTAACCTCCTTGGACGCAACTGGTTTCCTCATCTGGGTATACAGATCACGCGCATCAACGACGTATCAGACGACGAACTTGTTTCCAAGCTTCTGGACAAGTACCAGTTTGTGTTCGACGAGAACATCTCAGGACACGTTGGCCCTGAG AATAGCCCACCCAAAGCTCCTATTGCCACCTGGGACCGTCCCCATACACCATGGCACACGGTgtacgttgacttcgcgggaccACTACTCGGGCGCACCTACATGGTTGTTGTGGACGCACACACAAAGTGGGTGGAAGTTCGGCACGTGACGCAAGCAACATCCGCGGTTGTCATCGATGTGCTCTGA